GCCCCGGCCAGCACGTCGAGAACGGCCTGCGTGTCATTGGCCTTGGTCGCGTACAGAACGCGGCCGGGGAAGTTCGCCAAAAACCATTCCGCCGCGCGCGCCACTGTATGGGGCCGCAAGGCCAGGACAGGCCGCTCCGGCCGATGATGGCGGAGATACTCCGCCGCGTTGGGAAAAACGTTCATCCGAAAACTCTCATCCCATGCGACGCCGGCACGAGACTACCGGCCGGACCCGGCGATCCTCACGGACATACGCGCGGAATCGACTTGGTCAGCTGCCGCGCGAAGCAGCCCTCCGTATGGGGTTCGGCGTGTCTTGTAAAGCTGATTCAGCAGCCTCTTGCATGGCTCTGGCTTAGCCCTGCTGGGAGTCCTTGGACGCGCCCTTCGGCGCCTTCAATACGGCGGTGCCGGCGCCCGACAATCGGGGGCTCTGAAGCAAGCCAAATGTCTTGCGCGCGCCGAGCCGAACCATCGCCGCCGTGTAGGCGTAGAGCTCGGCACTATCCACGTCCCCGTCCCCGTTGCCGACGGGTGCAAGGTCCGCGTCGCCGGCCAGGCCTTCGATCAGATAGCGCGTGAAGAGCCCTACGTCGTATTCCGTATCGATCAGCGCGCGCTGGCCGCGATCGGCGGCCACGAGAACCGTCAGCGGCGCCTTGGCCTTCTCCGGCAGCGCGCTGCGCTTCGTCTCCGGAATATTGGGCGGCAGGATATAGTTGCCGTGATCGCGGCCGAAGGAACTCTCGAGCATGACCACGACCTGATCGGCGCCGAGCCCCGCGAGGTTGGCATACAGGGTCGACAGCGGATAGCCGCGCCGCTCCTCGCGATAGGGCTCCGCGTCCACTGGCAGCAGATACGTCTCGTCCTGCGCCGCGTTTACGGCACCGTGACCGGAATAATAGACGAACACCTTGGCGTTGGGCCGCGCTTCGACCAAGCGCTTCAGCTCTCCGTCGGAGCCGGGCACCGGACCGAAGACCCGCTCCAGGTCAGCGCGCGCGGCATTGCGCAGATCGATCACCTGATCCTGCCGGACGCCCATATGCTCGGTGAGGAAGAAGTACATGGCGCCGGCATCGTTCCGGGCCGTGCGCGCCTCCGGCAGATTGTCGTAGGTCGTGTTGCCGATGATCACCGCGATCGCGTTCTCGTCCTCAGGCAATGTCGGCGACGCCCGATACAGCTCGCGAATGCGGCTGAACGACTTCACGACATTCCCGTTGGCGCTGCCGGGCCGCGGCATCTGGCGCGGCGGCGTACTGCATAGTTCGAGATTGCCCGCATCCTCGATGCGCCGGACGTCCTTCAGCGAAAGATGGCCGCCAATCTGGACGCAGGAGCGGCACCACACGACCCCGTAGCGGCCATAGAGATCGTCGAGCTGCTTCTGATTGAGTCCCGATGGCGCCGGCAAGCAGCCGGGGCTGCACTCCCTTGCCGTCACGCTCGGCCCGTGCGCGGCGCGCAGTCTCTCGAGCAGATCCTTCGGCAAGCAGTCGATGTCGAGGCGGCGGCGCTCTCGGATTCGGCCTTGGCGGTGCTGGCGTCGGTTTCCGGATGGGTG
The nucleotide sequence above comes from Methyloceanibacter stevinii. Encoded proteins:
- a CDS encoding caspase family protein, whose product is MPAPSGLNQKQLDDLYGRYGVVWCRSCVQIGGHLSLKDVRRIEDAGNLELCSTPPRQMPRPGSANGNVVKSFSRIRELYRASPTLPEDENAIAVIIGNTTYDNLPEARTARNDAGAMYFFLTEHMGVRQDQVIDLRNAARADLERVFGPVPGSDGELKRLVEARPNAKVFVYYSGHGAVNAAQDETYLLPVDAEPYREERRGYPLSTLYANLAGLGADQVVVMLESSFGRDHGNYILPPNIPETKRSALPEKAKAPLTVLVAADRGQRALIDTEYDVGLFTRYLIEGLAGDADLAPVGNGDGDVDSAELYAYTAAMVRLGARKTFGLLQSPRLSGAGTAVLKAPKGASKDSQQG